The proteins below are encoded in one region of Drosophila santomea strain STO CAGO 1482 chromosome 2R, Prin_Dsan_1.1, whole genome shotgun sequence:
- the LOC120446128 gene encoding peroxisomal membrane protein 11B: MNMDRLVQLNNQAGGRDKIARLIQYASRAMWDSLESANSSPALVDNFKTIEYILSTFRKLLRFGKCVDVFYSALKTIHHPDLNIRVTLTLSKLSQSLFLFADHFLWLARTGLTAVNAKRWSSIANKYWLFSIIMNLCRDFYEILRVLDLHRSGCKGGISRCRIPTSINSPEDFKRLALQSYVLVQGHKDIVVDTVKNVCDFFIPLTALGYTSLTPRTIGLLGAISSLAGLWALLEPKAKLTPA, encoded by the exons ATGAATATGGATAGACTAGTGCAGTTGAACAATCAGGCTGGCGGACGGGACAAGATCGCCAGACTCATTCAGTATGCCTCCCGTGCAATGTGGGACTCGCTGGAATCCGCCAATTCTAGTCCAGCACTTGTGGACAACTTCAAGACGATTGAATACATCCTGAGCACATTCCGAAAAT TACTCCGCTTTGGCAAGTGCGTTGATGTGTTCTACAGCGCTCTAAAGACCATTCATCATCCGGATCTGAACATCCGTGTGACGCTAACCTTGAGTAAGCTGTCACAATCGCTGTTCCTCTTCGCCGACCACTTCCTCTGGTTGGCCAGGACGGGACTGACGGCGGTGAACGCCAAACGCTGGTCCAGCATCGCCAACAAGTACTGGCTTTTCTCCATCATCATGAACCTGTGTCGTGACTTCTACGAGATCCTGAGAGTACTGGACCTGCATCGATCCGGCTGCAAGGGCGGTATCTCGCGCTGCCGCATCCCCACGAGCATCAATTCGCCGGAGGACTTCAAGCGCCTTGCCCTGCAGTCGTACGTGCTGGTGCAGGGGCACAAGGACATAGTTGTGGACACTGTGAAGAATGTGTGTGACTTCTTCATACCGCTCACGGCTCTGGGCTACACGAGTCTCACGCCCCGGACAATTGGACTCCTGGGGGCAATTTCATCGCTGGCCGGACTCTGGGCTCTGCTGGAACCGAAGGCCAAGCTAACGCCTGCATAA
- the LOC120446127 gene encoding palmitoyltransferase ZDHHC3 — MNYSYSALSPGGSGGFGGVDQHNRCCGNKAWCVKDICGIVCVIMTWLLILFAEFVVMRLILVPSNYTVFSTINMIIFQALAFLAFASHIRTMLSDPGAVPRGNATKEMIEQMGYREGQMFYKCPKCCSIKPERAHHCSVCQRCIRKMDHHCPWVNNCVGENNQKYFVLFTFYIASISVHTLFLVLTQFAECVKNDWRTCSPYSPPATIFLLLFLTFEGLMFGIFTIIMLATQLTAILNDQTGIEQLKKEEARWAKKSRLKSIQSVFGRFSLAWFSPFTEPSCRTRFNSHFYSV; from the exons ATGAACTACTCCTACTCCGCGCTGTCGCCCGGCGGTAGCGGTGGATTCGGTGGCGTTGACCAGCACAACCGATGCTGCGGAAATAAAGCCTGGTGCGTTAAGGACATCTGCGGCATTGTGTGCGTGATCATGACCTGGCTCCTTATTTTGTTCGCCGAGTTCGTGGTCATGCGCCTGATCCTCGTGCCCAGCAACTATACCGTGTTCAGCACCATCAACATGATCATATTCCAGGCACTCGCCTTCCTGGCCTTCGCCTCGCACATACGCACAATGCTCTCTGACCCG GGCGCCGTTCCGCGCGGTAATGCCACCAAGGAGATGATCGAGCAAATGGGCTACCGCGAGGGTCAAATGTTCTACAAGTGTCCCAAGTGCTGCAGCATTAAGCCGGAAAGGGCTCATCACTGTTCGGTTTGCCAGCGCTGCATCCGCAAGATGGATCACCACTGTCCGTGGGTGAATAATTGCGTGGGCGAGAACAACCAAAAGTACTTTGTGCTCTTCACC TTCTATATCGCTTCGATCTCCGTGCACACGCTCTTCCTGGTGCTCACCCAGTTCGCGGAGTGCGTAAAAAACGACTGGCGCACCTGCTCGCCGTACTCTCCACCAGCCACTATTTTCCTGCTGCTCTTTCTCACCTTTGAGGGCCTTATGTTCGGCATATTCACCATCATCATGCTGGCCACTCAGCTGACGGCTATCCTAAACGATCAGACG GGCATCGAACAGCTGAAGAAGGAGGAGGCCCGCTGGGCCAAGAAATCGCGCCTCAAGAGCATCCAGTCGGTGTTCGGACGCTTCTCGTTGGCCTGGTTTTCACCGTTCACGGAGCCTTCGTGCCGCACAAGGTTCAACTCGCACTTCTATTCGGTCTGA